The genomic interval CTTCTTCATCCGAGATGGCAGCGCTTCCTGGCCCAGGATGGACGTCCGGTAGTTCCCTGGCTCAATTATGCTGACCTTCACCCCAAAGAAGTGAAGCTCTCGCCTGTGAGATGAAGAGTTGCATTTGGTCTAGCCTCATGACGACAGGCACCAGAGACACCTTCGGAGGGACCTGTCTCTCCTGAAACCCGGAGGTGTTCATGCCGTCATTGGGCTAATTTCAACACTGCCTTCATGCAAATAAGCTTTCCTTAGGACCTCATTCCTTTCCCAAACTGATCCAGTAGTCTGGGGCAATTTGCATTAGGCAAAGCCAACAGGAACTCGGTGGAGAATCTAGGTCAAGGTCTTGCCTCCTCCCAGGTTCTTTCCACTCAGCCCTACGCCCATCGCCCATGTGACAAAAGGTATAAGGGGATCTGTAAAAAGACTGGCATTCTCTGAGGGGCTTCCAGAGGCACCTCTGCCCCAGGACTCCCTCTATGCACACTCTCTCtcgcccctccagcctccccctgaCTCTTCCCCCACAATGGGGTTTCCCTCACTCTGGGTCCACCCAAGGGAAGATCCACCTGATGCCTTCTATCCTTATTCTGCAGGGTCCCCTCCTCCTCGCTTCTTTTCTTGGTCCTGAGTTAGATTCTTCTCCCCAGAACTACCCCGCCCCCACACTGACATGCTCAGACCTCTGTTACCTCGTTAAAGCCCCAAGACCCCCCACTGGCTTGGTACCAGGACCCAGTCACCTGATGCTATCAGAGAAGGCTTCGACTCCAAACTTGGAGACACAGTAACCACCGCCGATGACGGCCACACGACCACCAGAACTGGACATGTTGACCACCCTGCCCCGGGCCTTCTTGATCATAGGCAGCATGTTCAGGGTGACTTCAATCAGTCCCACCAGGTTCACATTGATGACTTTCACAAAGTCTTCTTTGGTCAGCCACTCATTGGGACCACTGGGCAGGGCCACACCAGCATTGTTCACTAGGGCCCAGAGGCctagggtgagagagagagagagaggtagagagaacCATGCAGGCAGGGATCAGCAACTTCTCTGGGAGAGTTCCAGGGGCCACTACCGATAGCTGAGGATGGCAGAGCAGGGGGACAACACCTAGGGGCAGTGGGCAGATACACTCAAGGATGGTGTGTGGCTTGGGACAGCCATGAGAACTACAGCAAGCTGAAGGCCAGATGCTTGCAGTTCCCAATGGAACCCTTTCCCCTCCCCGATTCCTGTGGTCTGCCAACTGAGCCGGGCTCTGTACCAGCTGTAACCAAGGCTGTGCGCTAACCCGTGGCTCTGAAGCCATGAGATACGGGCTAAGAGATATGGTTTTCATACAAGCAGATGGGTGCTTGAATTCTCCACCCATCATCATCCATCCTTGTCTCTACTCTTCCAAGTAGAAAAAGTTTCAGTTCACAGTTACCAGATcagcccattcattcattcattcattcatgtagcaaatgtcattcattcattcattcattcattcattcattcaggttTCTGCTCTGTGCCTGTTACTTAAGCAAAGGAGACATAAAATGAGTAAGTTGGGGATCTTAAGCCTCTAGAAAGAAAAGCGTGCTTAGAGTATTTATAGATAAATGCATAAGAACATTTAAATATGATACTCATGGAAATGGGATAAGGCTTCTCTTCAAATTAGGAAAGTAGGGCTGGTGAAAATCAGTGGGGTTATCCAGTTCTACAGCGCCTCAGGGTCTAAGAAGCCCGGGTTCCAGGTCTGGCTCTGATTCCAGCCTTGGACAAGTCCCTtccctccctgggcctcgggctcCTCATCAAACAACACCAGGACAGTCCCCACAAGCTTGCTAGGGCTGGGGGCTGTGGGAGAaagcattccttctgtttgttttatgaattgagcTTTTGAGTGAAATACCAGCAGGGGAGGTGATCATAGAAACAGTACAAGCTGCTCCCTCCACCAGGGATCCCATGTGCCCCGACCCCCGATCCCTCCAGTCTTTTCCCTGGTAGAGTTCCATTTTGATTGACAGAGCCTCAAGACACTCTGGAGTACCACAGTGCACTCTCTCTCCTGAGGGCAGGGCTGGATGCAAGCAACAATTACGACCCATCTTTCCCCTGGCTCTGGAGTCCCCACCTAAGCCATGCCTCTCCCCATCTTATCCTTTCTTCAAATtagagaggcagaaggaggacAGCTGGCTGGTAGGACTTAGGGCCTTCCCAGCTAAGGGAACTCTCTCttacagaggagaaaatgagGCCCCCGAGACCCAAGGATCCTAACACTCGAGTGGTCTCTGCTCTAGAGAGGGCCACGGACCACCGATGCCTCTGATAGAGCACTGAAGAAACAGGGTgtattttttcttggctttcctaCAAGGAATAATTAGagggggctcgagagatggctcagcagttaagagctctgactgttcttcctaaagacctgggttcaattcacagcacccatgtggcagctaagaactgtctgtgactccaagatctgacaccatCACATAgacgcacatgcaggcaaaacaccaatgcaaacgaaataaaaataaataattaaaaaaaagaataattagagAATAGAGTAGGGCAAACAGCTCTAAGTCTGTGCCTACAGGAGGccatctctcctcctgcctcggtTTGTTGAGGTCCGGGATGCATCACTTCGCCTAATCCCTAGCGCTTCTTTTGTGAAAAATGTTGCCCAGTGGCACCTGCAGAATAATAGTCCCCCAAAGATGTCACCATCACAGGAACCTGAGAGTTTGTTAGGTGGTGTGGGAAAGGGAGAGTTAAGACTATAGGTGGAAGGAAGGCAGTTAATCAATTGACCTTAAGCTGGGGACATTGCCCCAAGTTCACCAGGTAAGCCCATACGACCTAAGTGGAGGAAGAATGCAGGAGCCAGAGAACCAGAGAAACGAAAAAGCATAAAGAGGACATGGCCCGAGCTCACTGGAAGAGGGAGTGGGCCATGAGCATAAGGATCTCAGAATAGTGTCGGCAGCCTCCAAAGGTGGAAACTCCTGCAAGTGAGTTCCGCCCCAGAGCCCTCAAAATGAGTGTGGCTCTGCCGAGACCTTGACTAGTGAGAACCATTTTGGACTTACTTCCTCCAGAATTATGGGGTAATAAATGCCTGTTGTTTAACCCACCACATTTGCATGGATTTGTTACAGCAACCATAGGAGACTGATACACCCAGTGAGTCATGATCACAAATGGCTGGAGGCTGAATTCAGGGAACAGGCTGAGACAGCGTGGTAGAAGAGGCTCACCCTTGCTGAATTATTCATTAATTaactcattcaacaaatatttattgggcaCCTTCCTGGGTGTCCTAGGTACTAAGGACATGGAATGGGAAAAAGAGACATAGACCACTCTCAGGAGGCTTTATTCCAGCAGAGAAAACAgatgataaagaaagaaagggccagtagcctggctcagcagataagggtgTCTGCagcacaagcctgatgactgagTTTAACACCCAGAGCTCACCTgggggagagaactgacttccaaaagttatcctctgacttccacatacatttTTCctactctgttttctttttctgtaattcCAGATCCACAGAGCcaatgctctcctctggcctcttcatgcaccgtatacacacacacacacacacacacacacacgcacacgcacacgcacacgcacacgcacacgcacacgcacacgcacacgcacacgcacacgcacacacacacacacacacacacatacacacacacaagcacacacacatacacaagcacacacacacacaagcacacacacatacacaagcacacacacacatacacacacaagcacacacacatacacaagcacacacacacatacacacacacacaccacacaagtgcacacacacacacatacacacaccaataataataatggtatattttttaaaaaaactgaaacgCATTATGTACTGGACAGGGCTAAATGCTAGAGTTGTTGACCCCACCTGGGCAGAGGCCCAGCAATTCTTCGGAACCAAATACTTCCCTGCAGTCTCTGTTCCAGTAACCAAACAATCCTGTGTCCACGCCCTGCATGCTACAAGCTCCCCAGGCAAGTCCCAGTGTATTCGTGGAACAGCCTCCAACACAGGCTCCTTTTCCAATGGGAGCAACCCCCTGTTGGAGGCAGCAGCCTCAGTGGTGGTGTACAGAAGAGACGGCCCGCCTCACTAAGATTTCCACCGCTTGCCCCTTCGTTATGGCTCCTAGCCTCAGCCCTCCAAGAAACATGACCGCACTTCCATGGGAGCCAATACTGGGActcctgaagtctccagaaacCACCTCTGTCTTTGGAGGTTTGAACATTCAGAACATTCTAGCTGCTGCCTCTGGCCTGAACCTCTGAGGGAGAAAACGTCCTCAGGAGAAAATGTTGCTTTCTCATGTCTGCTGGCCAAACCATGCAATGATTCCACTTTTAACTGCACCAGAGCCTCTTGGCCTGTTCCTATTTTAAATCTCCAACTCCATCTGCATGTCAGGAtcccgggcggggggggggggggagagaagagagagagagagagagagagagagagagagagagagagagagagagagagagagagagagagagaatgttgaaGAATGCAGTTCACCCCACCTTGCTCGCCCACTTGGTCCCTCACCCACTGGGCTGCCGCTTTGATGCTCTCAGTCTTGGTGACATCCAGGAGGATGGTCTGCAGCTGGTAGGAGGTGTCCTGCTGGAGTTTCTGGGCCCCCTCCTCAGTGAGGCAAGCAGCCAGCACTCTCATGCCCCGATCAACCAGCTGTCTGGCCAACAGGTTCCCAAAGCCAGAGTCACAGCCCGTGATGAAGACATACTTCTCCGAGAGGTTTCGAACCAGGTTGCAGTTTTTGAACCAGCGGTACATGAAAGCGAAGTCTGTGAGGGCCGCCATTGGAGCTGTTGTCCAAGGGATGGGCCCAGGAAATGGTAGGAGAAGCTGGTCCTCAGAGCCCAGCAGGCAGCTGCCGGAGCCCACAGGGAGGGAGAGCTTCTCGGACTTGCAACAGATACAGGGCCCCTGGATGAGCCGCTCTGTAATTTTATAGGTGGATGCATCAGCATGGCAATTAGATGCAAGAAATTCAGGTCCAACCTGCAGCATGTCACCTCTGACAGAATGACTGGCCTGGTGACTGCTTCCATCTCTCTCCTTGACCTTTCAGGGAAGGGAGCCCAAAACTGGGAAATTCAGAGTCGTGTGAGTTCAAGTGCATTCTGGGAAGGGGcatgggagggggcagaggagggcTGGGCTCTGATCTGGGCTCCCTTAAGGAAATCCCACACTGTTTTACCTAGGGATCAAAACCCTCTACCATGCATTCAGGCATGtcaacaaatttaatttttattatctgacaaggaaaaaaaaaagacagagtcattaatacaaagcaaacaaaagttgAATTGAGCCTGCCAAGTCCCAGGAGAAACGAACTCCAGGGCATCAGCTCTTTGATATCTTTAAttaatttagtttagtttagttttgtgacaaggtctcactaatagccctggctggcctagccTGAACCTGCCAAGTTGTGAcacccttcctgcctctcccggGTGCCACGGTGACCATCTAGTTTGGAGATGGTAAGTGAGTCTCCATCAGGAGAGATGATAAAAACCTCAGGATTTTCCCAGCCTGGGCGTGACTCCGCTGCGCTGACTCCAGAGGCGGCTCCCGCTCCGTAGGGGAGGCTGGAGATAGGAGTTTCAACTTCTAAAAAAGTAGGAAGACTCtgaacagctgggtgtggtggcacacgtttGTCATCttctgcacttgggaggtagaagtgggaggatcaggagttcaaaggtcatcctcagcttcatagCTAGccagaggccaatctgggctgcttgggaccctgtctcagacaaacatGAAAATCTGCCAGaaccgtggtggtggtggtgtcggGGCGGGTGATAGTCCAGTTACCAGCAAGGAACATGCATGCATGCTGGAAACCAACCCAGTAGTCCACCCACCCTAGCCCCTAGCGGCCAGGCCACTCAGTCCAACACTGAGGACTCTTAGGGAAGGGCTTTTCCCTTCTGTCCCCAGGACCCGGTGCATTCTAGGTGGATGGATGAAGAGACGGAAGCCATTTGACCCTGTGGCTAATTAGATctacagaagggaaggagggcagaagTCAATCAAAATGATTAGCAGGTATTAGGCCAAGGACGGAAAGAGGAGCAGATGGTGTGAGAAGTCAGGAGGCGTCAGGGAAGTTAGGGAGTTGATCGCCCCCCTGGAGGGCAGCGTCGGGAAGTTAGGGAGTTGATTGCTCTCCCTGGAGGGCAGCGACAGGAAGTTAGGGAGTTGATAGCCCCCCTGGAGGGCAGCGACAGGAAGTTAGGGAGTTGATAGCTTCCCTGAAGGGCAGCGTCGGGAGAGTTAGGGGGTTGATAGCTCCCCCTGGAGGGCGGCAATGGGAAGTTAGGGAGTTGATAGCCCCTCCTGGAGGGCGGCGACCGGGAAGTTAGGGAGTTGATCGCTCCCCCTAGAGGCTCTCCGAGAATGACAGGCAGCCAGACAAGATGAGGCTGGACCACAACAAGCCCACTGGAAatgtgggaggggcttggtccgAGTCCAAGGGAGATGATTTGCGGGGAGGGCAGGGTTAAGACTTGGAAAATGTCAGCGGCAGaacttgcagagagagagagctattccAGGCAATAGAGAGCTCGCAGAAAGTTAGGAGGGACACTGATAAAGCAGACGAGAGAAGGAAGCAAGCTGGGTGTGAGTCTTGAGGGACCACACCCAGCATTGCATAAACTGCAGCGACCAGGCGATGCTGGGTGCCCTCTTGGCTCAACATCCGGGATCACCAGGATGAGACTGGCCGCGAGCTGACCTCCTCCCTGTTTAGAGGGTCTATACAGAAATCAGGTACAAAAGCTCCTTGGAGAGGGGAGCAATGGGCGCATCTTTGTGCATTTACCGATGCTGGCCAGCTACACAGGTAAAGAGGGTGTCCCACCAACTGTAAATCCCGCCtggcaagaataagaccactaccgtAATTTCTGAGCCAGATTtgaaggcaagctttattaaatactggtaTAGACGCTGGCCAGGTCCAAACCTGGGATTCCCTTAGAATGACTGCCAATTATGTTAGGTGCACAAGGCTACCCACTTCCTGTCTTCGTCCCATCAGGGGGGCAAGCATCCATCCTGAGGTATCTCCTGCCtgcatgtgatcaagcacatcctgtgcagaTGGGGCAGCCAGCCTCGTTTACAGGAGTGAAAACACGTGGCTTGTTCTCTTACGTGAACAgcagcccccagcattccagggagttgtctgtccttgggcaagcaGGGCTTacagacatttttgttttatagatctcttaagcacagtaattcAAACTTCCAGCATAACTTTAGGCCTCACACAACAAGGCTGGGTCATTCCGTACCAAagatatgggggtgggggggtcaggCCATTAGCCCATCTCTGAAGGGCAGACCCATGGGCGATGGCGGTGGGCAGTGGTGGACGACAAACTTATGTGCTTCATGCTTTCCTCGAGGCCATGGCACACCCTGTACAGGCTTGGCAAGCATCCCCCAGTCTGCGTTGGCCTCCTGGATGAGTGATCAAGGAAGTCATGCCCAGGAGATGTCAATGTCCCTCAAGGGATGAGCAGACTGAGGGGCAACAAGCATCCCAGTTCTTGGGGACACAGGTAAGGCTGAGGTGTCTGGCCCCAGAGAAGAGCAGTTCAGAACTGACCTGGAGCAGGCCTATACTGGATCCAGTCACCTTCCAGGCCTCTTTACTGATTCTGGCTAAGGCAGTGGTGGCCTGGActcaaattagaaaaagaaaaaaaatgtaggctGACGGCTGTAGGGCCACATACAAGGCTGAGAGTGCCTCCCAATGCCAGCTCTCCTCACCTAGTTGGCATTTGAGGCCCAAGAGTTCAGGCTGCTATGTCCCCTCTCAAGCCCACTCAGTACCCACAGAAGTCTTTGGAAGAAAAAAAGGCCTCATTTCCTCCAGGTCATTTCTATCCTGTGGGAGGGCAGGGACTGGCCACAACAAAACTTACCCTAAGGAGGTAGGCAGGAGACAGAACAGGTCAAACTGAGACCAGTTCCCCTGCTCGTGCTcatgccccaccccccaaagcAAAGTGCTCAGGGGCAGGTGAGCTATGGGGCTTCAGAGCCTTgctatgcacatacacacaattcctcagctgaaaaaCATAGTTTGCTCTTCCCCAGAATCCTGATTAATGTCTCAGGAAAAAACCTGGGGCAGACATGAGGAGGTGGAGAGCCTGCATGATCCTGGGGTCCTGAAATGTTCCCTTTACTTGTCTGTCCCCCACCCCATGACCTATCACCAGAAACCCACTCGGCTCTACCACGTTCTCTGATCTTGGCTTCATAGTAAGTACCTTAGGGGATTCCATGGAATCCACCAGAAAGGTAGATGTATAGCTCGTGAGGAGAGGAGCAGCCCTGGAGTCCCAGCCACGTGAGTGTGTCATTTATGGACGGCAGGAGTGGTTAGTACATTTTCTGTGCAATTTGTTACCCAACTCTTTGTCAGAACACTGTCATGGACTTTGAAATCTGTTCAGAACAAATGGATCTTTGGTGCAATCTCTCCACTTCCATTTTCAGTTCTAAATCAGGAGGGAAGTTTGTAAGAGTTCCTGGTTCCTCACTCCTCAGTTCTTTCCCTCTGCAGGAAACTCATACCGGCTCTCAGCTGGGCCACAAACTGTGCCCACCTGCCCAGCCTCTCACCTCCTAGGCTCATGATGGCATGTggatgagagaaaaggaagcttgtagttgtttttttttttctgtcttttttccccccaagccTCCCAGACTTTTGAGGAATCTTGCCCTTGAGCACAAAGGAGATGTCCCCTTTGTTATGATATATTATAAAGGGACCCCGGGGGTATCCGGTGATTGCAggaaaacatgctggcatgctgggcagatgcagtggcggGCTGGCAGGTGACCCACTCCATGCAGGCATGGCGGTGGGGTGGcaggtggacattcacaacccagtTGCTACATCCACATAGAAATGACTTATTATAATAGATGAAGAGAtgataggaaagagggagggagggagagagggagggagggagagagagagagagacattgagGGGTGCACATctcatgggagagagagagagagagagagagagaaaggggcagagtttttccttaagagGCTTCTGTGTCAGGATGCAGGGCGGGCAGGATGTCAAGGGGGCAAGTCAGAATGTTGTTAACACCCTCGACACAGAGACAAGACCCAGACAGGAATCTGGGTCTTACCTTTGTCAACTCCCTACACGTGTTCCTTCATCCTTTAGAGACTACAGCAATGCTCTCTGGTTGGTTGATTTCCAGGGTCATGGTCTCCAACATGTCTGATGTCTTGTTCCCGGGCTACTCAGCTTCCTTTTCCAACAGTTATTCAGCTAGCACCGTCATGCTTTGTATGTCCGGCTGTCTGGCCAGCAGGATCCCAGAGGGGGAGTCACAGCCTGTGATGAAGGCACCACCTGCCTCGCTCTGCATGAATTCCACAGGCCCACTCCGGTCACTAGATACAGCCGGAGGGCTGTGCAGAGAACAGACACTGAACTCTGGCCTCTGTTCAGACTTGAAGGGGTGGGAACATCAGGGGCTGTGGTAGGCAGGGCAGCCCGCAGGCTTTTGGCATGGAgtcctcagtttcctccct from Peromyscus maniculatus bairdii isolate BWxNUB_F1_BW_parent chromosome 18, HU_Pman_BW_mat_3.1, whole genome shotgun sequence carries:
- the Sdr9c7 gene encoding short-chain dehydrogenase/reductase family 9C member 7, encoding MLQVGPEFLASNCHADASTYKITERLIQGPCICCKSEKLSLPVGSGSCLLGSEDQLLLPFPGPIPWTTAPMAALTDFAFMYRWFKNCNLVRNLSEKYVFITGCDSGFGNLLARQLVDRGMRVLAACLTEEGAQKLQQDTSYQLQTILLDVTKTESIKAAAQWVRDQVGEQGLWALVNNAGVALPSGPNEWLTKEDFVKVINVNLVGLIEVTLNMLPMIKKARGRVVNMSSSGGRVAVIGGGYCVSKFGVEAFSDSIRRELHFFGVKVSIIEPGNYRTSILGQEALPSRMKKLWDRLPQETRDSYGEEYFQAYTEKLDNLMQRAYTNISNVTNSMEHAIVSRSPRIRYNPGLDVKLLYIPLAKLPASVTDFILSRYLPRPADSV